In Rhodanobacter humi, the genomic stretch GCAATGCGCCATCGCCGTCGGCACCCGATCGGCCGGGCCTGTTCTTCCGCGCCGAGGTCACGCGCGACGTCGAAGCCGATGCCTACGTGGACATGAGTGCGTGGCGCAAGGGCTACCTGTGGGTCAACGGCCACCTGCTTGGGCGCTACTGGAACCTGGGGCCGCAGCAGCGGCTGTACTGTCCCGCGCCGTGGTGGCGAAAAGGCGTCAACGAGATCCTGGTGCTGGATTTCCATCGAACGCGTGGTGCGGCGATTGGCGGGGCAACCAGCTTGCACGATTGAGACAGGTATCGAGGCCGGCTCTTTGCAAGTCGTCATCCCGGCGAAAGTCGGGATGACGACTTTGGCTGCCGCGGCCTTACGGCAAGCCGATATGCCTCGTGCCCAGCGTTTTCGGTTCGCTGGCCGCGCTGCCGTCGATGGCTGCATATGGAAGATTCGCGCTGGGCTGATCGACGCGCTGGATCAGATAGGCCTTGCTGGCCTGGGCATCGAAGCTCAGCATGTTCTGCTTGTCGGCCTCGGCAACGCGCTTGCCGCTGCCTGCCTCGACAGCTTCGATCGCTTTCCCTGGCCACGGATTGCGCACCTTCATGCGTGCATCGGCACCCGCCTCGATCACCACCGTGCCCGGCACGCCATCGCGTATCTGCAGGTCGACCTTGCTGCGCTGCTGGATGTAGACCGTGGCATCGGCGTTCCAGCCTTTCGGCCACGCGGGGGCGATGCGGATCAGGCCATCGTGCTCCTGCACCAGCGCATCCTGCAGCGTGGCGGCGACCACGCCGACCTGTTCGACGTAGAACTCGTTGCCGGTGAATCTGGCGAAGCCGGAGGGGTATTGCTGGTATTTGCCGGTGAGCGTGAGAAGGGCGGTTTTCACTTCGTCGGCAAGGCCGAGGTGGGCAGCCTGCAGCGGGTCGTAACTCCAGTCGTTCTCGAACTTGTTCGGGCGCTGCAGGTAGGTGCGCACGCCGAACGCGTGCTGCGGGCCGCTGTCGTCGATCAGGCCGTAGGGCCAGACGGGTTCGAGGCCGATGTTCTCGGTGTTCTGGATTTCCGCGCCGGCGTCGTATGACGGGCCGATCACCGTACCTTCGCTCGTTTGCTGCAGCGGGAACGCGGGGATCTTCGGCAACGCCTGCTGCAACTCGGCGACCAGCGCGGCATCGGTGTGCAGGGTCTGCGCCGCCTCGATGATGATAGGGAACACCGCCTTCATCGCCGCGATGTCGGTGGTGGGGTCGTGCACGTCCCACTGCGTTTCGTGCGCGTTGGAGGGGAAGGTGTGCAGCATGCCGTCCGCGCCGGGTTTGGCGTAGGCGAGCAGGAAGCGCGCGGAGGCGGCCATTACCGGGTAGTTCGCGGCGAGGAAGGCGCGGTCCCGCGTGGCGAGGTATTGCCGCCAGATCCACTGCGACACCTCGGCGCCAGTGGTCAGTGTGCGCGCGTTGTAATACGGCGGCGACTTGGCGCTGCAGTTGATGCCTGGCCCGCCCATCCAGCTTTCGTTCTCGTAGCCGCGGCCGTTGAAGCGCATGGTTTCCGGCACGCAGGCGCCGGGGCGGCCATCCATCTGTACCTTTGTCCACGCCTCGATGTTCGCGAGGTTGCTGCGGTAGAGGTTGAAGTACGGTGCGTTCAACTCGTACAGGCCCGCGCCGAGGTTGGCGGCGACCTGCATGCGCAGGTTCCAGTGCCAGTAGGCGGAAGGCGCCCAGCGATGCTGGTCGCGTGTGGAGGCAAACAGGTCGGCGAGGCCGGCCTGCGAGCCGGGCAACGGGCCACGGCTTTCGGCGGCGGTGGCGTACAGGTCGATGGCGCGCAGGTTTTCCATGTACTCCGCGCTGCCATCGGCGGAGCCCAGCTTCATCAGGCCGGCGCGTTGCCAGAACGCGTGCCACCAGTCGCGGTGCGCAGTGGCGGGAATCTTGCCGGCGTCGGCGAGCAGCTGTTGGGCGCGCTGCATGGCATCGCTGCCTTTCCATGCGGGCGCAGCGACCAGTACGCGGAACGAGCCGTCCGCGTCCGGCTTGAACGACAGCTCCACCGCCTGCGGCCCTTGCACCTGCGCCTGCACGTCGCGGGCCTGCGCCGTGATCGCGGCCAGCGAACCGAAGGTCCGCCCGGACGCGCCGGCTTCGCTGTCGTCCTTCCACGTTTCGGCGAGGATGGCCACGTCCTGTTGCGCGATGGCCCGTGGCTTGCGCGGTTGCCACAAGTGCAGCAACACCGATTGCCGCACGTTCGGATTGGCGCCGTGCACTTCGACCACGGCAACATCGGTGCCGGGTTGCACGTAGACCGCGGCCTGCATGCCCGCGCCGCTTTCGCGGAACTCGCCGTCGTGGAGGTCGAGCCGGCCCGCATAGTCGGGCGCTTCGACCAAACGCTTGAGGCCAGTGAACACGACCTGGCCCGGCGACAGGCGTCCCGGCAAGGTGTCCGCGCGATTGAGTTGCAGGGTCAGGCCGTCTTCCGACCAGGCGGCGAGGCCCAGGCGACCGTTGCCCAGCGGCATCGCTTCGTCGGCACGCAGGTTGGCGTGCTTCAGTACGATGTCGGAACGGCTCACCACGCCACCGACGTCCGCGTTGAAGCGCTGGTCGTGCCATGCGGTGGTGACGTCGGCTGCATGCGACGCCGGCATGCCGAGGCAGCCGACGAGCACGAGCACGGCGGGCAGCTTTGCCCGAAGACGGGTGGTGGTCATGCGACGGTGGGCAATGGCGGTGTGGCTCATGGCTTGTTCGTTGTGGTCGTGCGCAGGCATGTGGCGTGGGTGGCGCGGAGGCCGGTGATGCAAGCCGATGATCTGCTCTTCGGCAAACCGCTTCTTCACGTCCAATCTCCGTCAGTTGAGAGATTGGACTCGAAACCGCAGTGCTACTCAAAACCAGGGGCGTCGGTACGGCTCTGTGGGGTAAGTCAAACGTCACT encodes the following:
- a CDS encoding glycosyl hydrolase family 95 catalytic domain-containing protein, translated to MSHTAIAHRRMTTTRLRAKLPAVLVLVGCLGMPASHAADVTTAWHDQRFNADVGGVVSRSDIVLKHANLRADEAMPLGNGRLGLAAWSEDGLTLQLNRADTLPGRLSPGQVVFTGLKRLVEAPDYAGRLDLHDGEFRESGAGMQAAVYVQPGTDVAVVEVHGANPNVRQSVLLHLWQPRKPRAIAQQDVAILAETWKDDSEAGASGRTFGSLAAITAQARDVQAQVQGPQAVELSFKPDADGSFRVLVAAPAWKGSDAMQRAQQLLADAGKIPATAHRDWWHAFWQRAGLMKLGSADGSAEYMENLRAIDLYATAAESRGPLPGSQAGLADLFASTRDQHRWAPSAYWHWNLRMQVAANLGAGLYELNAPYFNLYRSNLANIEAWTKVQMDGRPGACVPETMRFNGRGYENESWMGGPGINCSAKSPPYYNARTLTTGAEVSQWIWRQYLATRDRAFLAANYPVMAASARFLLAYAKPGADGMLHTFPSNAHETQWDVHDPTTDIAAMKAVFPIIIEAAQTLHTDAALVAELQQALPKIPAFPLQQTSEGTVIGPSYDAGAEIQNTENIGLEPVWPYGLIDDSGPQHAFGVRTYLQRPNKFENDWSYDPLQAAHLGLADEVKTALLTLTGKYQQYPSGFARFTGNEFYVEQVGVVAATLQDALVQEHDGLIRIAPAWPKGWNADATVYIQQRSKVDLQIRDGVPGTVVIEAGADARMKVRNPWPGKAIEAVEAGSGKRVAEADKQNMLSFDAQASKAYLIQRVDQPSANLPYAAIDGSAASEPKTLGTRHIGLP